The following coding sequences lie in one Gouania willdenowi chromosome 5, fGouWil2.1, whole genome shotgun sequence genomic window:
- the LOC114463095 gene encoding trace amine-associated receptor 3-like yields MITPDEAGLCYPHLGNSSCRRIVRPPSVYVLLYIILSSISVLTVTLNLLVIITISHFKKLHSPTNFLLLSLAVSDFCVGFIFIFEIILLDNCWYLSARWCMFFSVLCIIVPTASIGSVVLISIDRYIAVCDPLHYHTKVTVNRAKISVFLCWFCSALYTLVLVDHMKNPAGFNSCIGECVTFIHPVAIVLDLFLTLIFPVSTILILYVRVFVVAASQARAMHSHVAVVKLQGSVKVNKSELKAARVLGVVVVVFLCCLTPFYIVSFLYSTLSTFYFVKCLYYFNSFLNPMIYVFLYPWFRKCVKYILSLQILKSGSSEANIM; encoded by the exons ATGATCACACCTGATGAAGCTGGGCTCTGCTATCCACACCTGGGAAACTCCTCATGCAGGAGGATTGTGCGCCCTCCCTCAGTGTATGTGCTCCTTTACATTATACTGTCCTCCATCTCTGTGCTCACTGTGACCCTCAACCTGCTGGTCATCATCACCATCTCCCACTTCAA GAAGCTGCACAGCCCgaccaacttcctcctcctctctctggctGTCTCAGATTTCTGTGTAggattcatctttatttttgagATAATCCTCTTGGACAACTGCTGGTATCTCAGTGCAAGATGGTGTatgtttttctcagttttatgtATTATTGTCCCAACTGCATCAATAGGAAGTGTTGTGCTCATTTCCATTGATCGCTACATTGCTGTTTGTGATCCTCTGCACTATCACACTAAAGTCACTGTAAACAGAGCAAagattagtgtttttttatgttggtTCTGTTCTGCTCTCTATACTCTGGTACTTGTAGATCATATGAAAAATCCAGCTGGTTTTAATTCCTGCATTGGAGAATGTGTGACATTTATACATCCTGTTGCTATAGTTTTGGATCTCTTTTTGACCTTAATCTTCCCTGTCAGCACCATCTTAAtcctgtatgtgagagtgtttgTGGTGGCTGCGTCTCAGGCCCGGGCCATGCACTCTCATGTTGCAGTGGTGAAACTTCAGGGTTCAGTGAAGGTTAACAAGTCAGAGCTGAAGGCAGCCAGAGTTTTAggtgtagtggttgttgtgtttctgtgttgtttaactccattttacattgtttcatttttatacaGTACTTTgtcaactttttattttgttaaatgtcTGTACTACTTTAACTCCTTTCTGAATCCTATGATCTATGTGTTTCTTtatccctggttcaggaaatgtgtgaaatataTTCTTTCTCTTCAGATCCTAAAATCAggctccagtgaggccaac
- the LOC114463119 gene encoding trace amine-associated receptor 3-like codes for MITPDEAELCYPHLGNSSCRRIVRPHSVSVLLYIILSSISVLTVTLNLLVIIAISHFKKLHSPTNFLLLSLAVSDFCEKCEMHLEVWFQ; via the exons ATGATCACACCTGATGAAGCTGAGCTCTGCTATCCACACCTGGGAAACTCCTCATGCAGGAGGATTGTGCGCCCTCACTCAGTGTCTGTGCTCCTTTACATTATACTGTCCTCCATCTCTGTGCTCACTGTGACCCTCAACCTGCTGGTCATCATCGCCATCTCCCACTTCAA GAAGCTGCACAGCCCgaccaacttcctcctcctctctctggctGTCTCAGATTTCTGT GAAAAGTGTGAAATGCATCTTGAAGTCTGGTtccagtga